One region of Chlorobiota bacterium genomic DNA includes:
- a CDS encoding L,D-transpeptidase — protein MNNICQTLAVLLLLALQAGAPPHLSAIPTGSDLPPFGPSFGPLRDTLYVMDSLFLEVRLDQQAIYQHFRSGRVERYLCSTGNPAIEDGIATREGIFTVQWKSKRHFSKQFEVYLNYWMPFNGGIGFHGLDGRSYYRFLGRRRSSHGCVRISNETGAKLFPGTPSGTIVYVHSGSPARVLLFADTLRQPGLQVMEQVNTTILQQRLDAVLKSRWDDSVLLQPMALPPRSKFTAKVDVGAVPPRLIAQFPLPVFRIPVAPAPPVVHRPFVATYRPLPTRAGFVADRLNDEEEATEGEELSMSR, from the coding sequence ATGAACAACATCTGCCAGACGCTTGCAGTGCTGCTGTTGCTTGCCTTGCAAGCGGGCGCGCCGCCGCATCTTTCTGCCATTCCTACTGGTTCCGATCTTCCCCCATTCGGCCCCTCGTTCGGTCCCCTGCGCGACACGCTGTACGTGATGGATAGCCTGTTCTTGGAGGTCCGATTGGACCAACAAGCAATCTACCAGCACTTCCGCAGCGGGCGTGTGGAGCGGTACTTGTGCTCCACCGGAAACCCAGCAATCGAGGATGGAATCGCAACGCGGGAAGGGATTTTTACGGTGCAATGGAAATCCAAACGGCATTTCTCCAAACAGTTCGAGGTCTATCTGAACTACTGGATGCCGTTCAACGGCGGGATTGGATTCCACGGGCTGGATGGCCGCTCGTACTACCGGTTTTTGGGGCGGCGGCGTTCGTCGCATGGGTGCGTGCGAATCAGCAACGAGACCGGAGCAAAACTTTTCCCGGGGACCCCTTCCGGGACCATCGTGTACGTCCACAGCGGAAGCCCTGCGCGGGTGCTGCTGTTTGCCGACACGCTGCGGCAACCAGGGCTACAGGTGATGGAACAGGTGAACACCACGATTCTGCAACAACGCCTTGACGCGGTGCTGAAATCCCGCTGGGACGACTCCGTTTTATTGCAGCCAATGGCGCTTCCGCCACGATCGAAATTCACCGCAAAAGTGGATGTTGGGGCCGTTCCGCCACGGCTGATTGCGCAGTTCCCGCTTCCGGTGTTCCGTATCCCCGTCGCGCCTGCTCCGCCGGTTGTTCACCGGCCTTTTGTGGCAACCTACCGCCCGCTTCCAACCCGCGCCGGATTTGTTGCCGACCGATTGAACGACGAAGAGGAAGCAACAGAAGGGGAAGAACTTTCCATGTCGCGGTAG
- a CDS encoding asparaginase → MTNATLALSLRGGRIEGWHRGSVAIADAQGHLLFSAGDPTMSTYLRSSIKMIQAIPVVRSGAADRFGFSEAELSVCCASHDGASYHLETVSGMLDKLGLAESALRCGGHDPHDRTQLGRLVCDHRKPGALYNNCSGKHTGMLAACLAKGWPIENYLDADHPLQQWILELMAEYTGVPASQIGTATDGCSLPTFYVPIAAASRLAARFVADALAGDAACQRIMQAVAAHPEMINAHGGFDTELVRVMAGTGIAKRGAMAIFVVGVNSRKHGPIGITVKLEEGDMTPMPPAVMRALEIAEIFTPEQLAQLERFRRIELKNWNGISVGEIRGEYEMEGGK, encoded by the coding sequence ATGACCAACGCTACATTGGCACTGTCGCTGCGCGGCGGGCGCATTGAAGGGTGGCACCGCGGTTCGGTTGCCATTGCCGATGCCCAGGGCCACCTCCTGTTCTCGGCTGGCGATCCCACCATGAGCACCTATCTTCGCTCCTCCATTAAAATGATTCAGGCAATCCCGGTGGTGCGAAGCGGGGCGGCGGACCGGTTTGGCTTCAGCGAAGCGGAGCTTTCGGTCTGCTGCGCAAGCCACGACGGAGCCAGTTATCATTTGGAGACCGTCAGCGGGATGCTTGACAAGTTGGGGTTGGCCGAGTCGGCGCTCCGTTGCGGCGGCCACGACCCCCACGACCGCACCCAGCTTGGCCGCTTGGTTTGCGACCACCGGAAGCCAGGCGCGCTGTACAACAACTGCTCCGGCAAACACACGGGGATGCTGGCGGCCTGTTTGGCAAAGGGGTGGCCAATCGAAAACTACCTTGATGCGGACCACCCGTTGCAGCAGTGGATATTGGAGTTAATGGCCGAATACACCGGCGTTCCGGCCAGCCAGATTGGCACGGCGACCGATGGGTGCTCCCTTCCAACATTCTACGTCCCGATTGCCGCGGCCAGCCGCCTTGCCGCCCGCTTCGTTGCCGATGCATTGGCCGGCGACGCTGCTTGCCAGCGGATTATGCAAGCCGTTGCCGCCCACCCAGAAATGATTAACGCTCATGGCGGATTCGACACAGAGTTAGTGCGGGTGATGGCCGGAACCGGAATAGCAAAGCGCGGGGCAATGGCAATTTTTGTGGTTGGGGTGAATAGCCGCAAGCATGGCCCAATTGGGATCACCGTAAAATTGGAGGAGGGGGACATGACCCCAATGCCGCCGGCAGTAATGCGGGCATTGGAAATCGCAGAAATCTTCACCCCGGAACAGCTTGCGCAGCTTGAACGCTTCCGCCGGATCGAATTGAAAAACTGGAACGGAATCAGCGTGGGGGAAATTCGGGGGGAATATGAGATGGAGGGGGGGAAGTAG
- the atpD gene encoding F0F1 ATP synthase subunit beta, with amino-acid sequence MNEGKIVQIIGAVIDVEFPGGKLPEILNALHINRTLPDGSQATLVCEVQQHLGQDRVRSIAMDTTDGLSRGTVVIDTGGPITVPVGPQTLGRMMNVTGDPIDNQSAPQTSVRFPIHRLAPAFESLTTKKEMFETGIKVIDLLEPYTKGGKTGLFGGAGVGKTVIIQELINNIAKQHGGYSVFGGVGERSREGKDLYIEMSESGVLDKTVLVFGQMNEPPGARARVALTALTMAEYFRDEEGRDVLLFVDNIFRFTQAGSEVSALLGRMPSAVGYQPTLATEMGALQERIASTTRGSITSVQAVYVPADDLTDPAPANTFAHLDATTVLSRAISELGLYPAVDPLGSTSTILDPNVLGQRHYDVAARVKQVLQAYKDLQDIINILGMDELSDDDKLTVQRARKIQRFLSQPFFVAEQFTGQPGRYVKVEDSISGFEAILNGQGDEMPEEAFRYVGTFDEAVEKAKKMAQA; translated from the coding sequence ATGAACGAAGGCAAGATTGTTCAAATCATCGGCGCGGTGATTGACGTTGAATTTCCCGGCGGGAAGCTGCCGGAAATCTTGAACGCTTTGCATATCAACCGCACGCTTCCCGACGGATCCCAAGCCACGCTGGTCTGCGAGGTGCAGCAGCATCTTGGCCAGGACCGCGTCCGCTCCATCGCCATGGACACCACCGACGGCCTTAGCCGCGGAACGGTGGTGATTGACACCGGCGGCCCGATTACCGTCCCGGTTGGTCCGCAAACCCTGGGCCGCATGATGAACGTCACCGGCGACCCGATTGACAACCAAAGCGCGCCGCAAACCAGCGTCCGCTTCCCAATCCACCGCTTGGCTCCGGCGTTCGAGTCGCTGACGACCAAGAAGGAGATGTTCGAGACCGGCATCAAGGTGATTGACCTTCTGGAGCCATACACGAAGGGTGGAAAAACCGGATTGTTCGGCGGCGCAGGGGTGGGGAAAACCGTGATTATCCAAGAGCTTATCAACAACATCGCCAAGCAGCACGGTGGATATTCCGTGTTCGGCGGGGTTGGCGAACGCTCACGCGAGGGGAAGGACCTTTACATTGAGATGAGCGAGTCGGGCGTGTTGGACAAAACCGTGCTGGTGTTTGGCCAGATGAACGAACCCCCCGGCGCACGTGCCCGCGTGGCCTTGACGGCGTTGACGATGGCCGAGTACTTCCGCGACGAAGAAGGGCGCGACGTGCTGCTGTTCGTTGATAACATCTTCCGCTTTACCCAAGCAGGTTCGGAGGTGTCGGCACTGTTGGGCCGTATGCCTTCGGCGGTGGGATACCAGCCAACGCTGGCAACGGAGATGGGCGCGTTGCAGGAGCGTATCGCCTCCACCACTCGCGGCTCCATCACCTCGGTCCAAGCCGTGTACGTCCCTGCCGACGACCTTACCGACCCGGCACCGGCCAACACCTTTGCTCACCTTGACGCAACCACCGTGTTGTCGCGTGCGATTTCCGAGCTGGGCCTCTATCCTGCGGTGGATCCGCTTGGCTCAACCTCCACCATTCTGGACCCGAACGTTCTTGGCCAACGCCATTACGACGTTGCCGCCCGCGTGAAGCAGGTGCTGCAGGCCTACAAGGATCTGCAGGACATCATCAACATTCTTGGAATGGATGAGCTGTCCGACGACGACAAGCTGACGGTGCAGCGTGCCCGTAAAATCCAGCGGTTCTTGTCGCAACCGTTCTTTGTTGCCGAGCAGTTCACCGGCCAACCGGGCCGCTACGTGAAGGTGGAAGACAGCATCAGCGGGTTCGAGGCAATCCTGAACGGGCAGGGGGATGAGATGCCAGAAGAAGCCTTCCGCTACGTTGGCACATTCGACGAAGCGGTGGAGAAAGCAAAGAAGATGGCCCAGGCATAA
- a CDS encoding DUF971 domain-containing protein, which produces MPTLVPTAITQPTAHQLTITWSDGLACGLTLQQLRDACPCAACKGETILGVYYPPVKLPVITPGMYQLEAIEPVGNYAVQVRWGDGHHTGIYTWEQLRLLCTAENHKGE; this is translated from the coding sequence ATGCCAACGCTTGTTCCTACCGCAATCACCCAACCAACAGCGCACCAGCTAACCATTACGTGGTCCGACGGCCTGGCCTGCGGGCTAACGCTGCAACAACTGCGCGACGCTTGCCCCTGCGCCGCGTGCAAAGGGGAGACGATTCTGGGGGTGTACTATCCGCCGGTGAAACTTCCGGTCATCACGCCGGGGATGTACCAGCTTGAAGCGATTGAGCCGGTGGGGAACTACGCCGTGCAAGTCCGCTGGGGCGACGGCCACCACACGGGGATTTATACTTGGGAGCAGCTGCGGTTGCTCTGCACGGCAGAAAACCACAAGGGGGAATAA
- a CDS encoding PQQ-like beta-propeller repeat protein has protein sequence MNERLFIVDSKRVWCVDQETGEIVWMEAIGGMMKGGAIEAVMLEGNRLFVCAERQMHCLDADTGIEHWAIDLEGMASNKSMVTRSHPIVNRTISAMGTA, from the coding sequence ATGAACGAACGACTCTTTATCGTTGACAGCAAACGGGTGTGGTGCGTGGATCAGGAAACCGGGGAAATCGTTTGGATGGAGGCAATCGGGGGAATGATGAAAGGGGGGGCAATTGAGGCTGTGATGCTGGAAGGCAACCGCCTGTTCGTTTGCGCCGAACGCCAAATGCACTGTCTTGATGCCGATACCGGAATTGAGCATTGGGCCATTGACCTGGAAGGAATGGCCAGCAATAAATCCATGGTAACCCGCAGCCATCCCATTGTAAACCGGACGATCAGCGCAATGGGAACAGCGTAG
- a CDS encoding HAD family hydrolase yields the protein MTPALFLDRDGIINRRRVGDYVKRWEEFEFLPDIFTVLPQAHAAGLMVVVVTNQRGIARGLMTEDDLVAIHQQMQQQLQERTGGHQMDAIYHCPHGSADGCDCRKPNPGMLLRAAAERNIALAESWLIGDSETDVEAGIAAGCRAVLVDAAPPATAAEATTATLAAAWEYVARSIAAAGLRQRAASSNHS from the coding sequence ATGACCCCTGCTCTATTCCTGGACCGCGATGGAATCATCAACCGCCGCCGCGTGGGGGATTACGTGAAACGCTGGGAGGAATTCGAGTTCCTTCCCGACATCTTCACCGTGCTCCCGCAAGCGCACGCCGCCGGGTTGATGGTGGTGGTGGTGACAAACCAACGGGGAATTGCGCGTGGATTGATGACCGAGGATGACCTTGTAGCAATCCACCAGCAGATGCAGCAGCAACTTCAGGAACGCACCGGCGGGCACCAGATGGATGCCATTTACCACTGCCCCCACGGCAGTGCCGACGGCTGCGATTGCCGCAAGCCCAACCCAGGAATGCTGCTGCGTGCCGCTGCCGAACGGAACATCGCCCTTGCCGAGTCGTGGCTGATTGGCGATTCCGAAACAGACGTTGAAGCGGGGATTGCTGCCGGCTGCCGTGCGGTGCTGGTGGATGCCGCCCCCCCCGCAACCGCTGCCGAAGCCACAACCGCCACGCTTGCTGCCGCGTGGGAGTATGTTGCCCGCAGCATTGCCGCTGCGGGACTTCGCCAGCGGGCGGCCTCATCCAATCATTCTTGA
- a CDS encoding AAA family ATPase, whose amino-acid sequence MSQLLLPSLEIQGFRGFQHLRIEHLERVNLIVGKNSVGKTSLLEALWLYASNWNQYVERDILRKRNEERQAPYDPKQLDYSNSVRHLFFNRPAAASNGQPAIVIGPIGSPMRFTPGTEPEGGGYHDHVIITVGGLLPHQVEQAWDAIALTDRQDYLLTALRIIRPDIVDLNMISSQALGGNYVGRRVPFVRVKGSNAPVPLRSLGEGLARLFILSLALANADNGLLLVDEIESGLHYSIQPDMWRLMFTMAQELNIQVFATTHSWDCIEGFQIVVATSGAGNDGLLVRLEQHGENITATLFDQRRLSIATNELIEIR is encoded by the coding sequence ATGAGCCAGCTACTTCTTCCTTCGTTGGAGATTCAAGGGTTCCGTGGATTCCAGCACCTCCGTATTGAGCACCTGGAACGTGTGAACCTTATTGTTGGGAAAAACAGCGTCGGCAAAACGTCGCTGCTAGAGGCCTTGTGGCTGTATGCAAGCAACTGGAATCAATATGTTGAGAGAGATATCCTTCGGAAACGGAACGAGGAGCGCCAAGCACCCTACGATCCAAAGCAGTTGGATTACTCCAACTCGGTGCGGCACTTATTTTTTAACCGCCCTGCCGCTGCTTCCAATGGCCAACCAGCGATTGTTATCGGCCCGATTGGATCGCCCATGAGATTCACCCCCGGCACAGAACCGGAAGGGGGTGGTTATCACGATCATGTTATCATCACTGTGGGCGGGTTGCTGCCCCACCAGGTTGAGCAAGCCTGGGATGCGATTGCCTTAACGGACCGCCAAGATTATTTGCTGACGGCATTAAGAATTATCCGGCCAGATATTGTTGACCTGAACATGATTTCCAGCCAAGCACTGGGGGGAAACTATGTGGGGCGAAGGGTCCCGTTTGTTCGGGTAAAGGGGAGCAACGCTCCGGTTCCGCTTCGGAGCTTGGGGGAAGGGCTGGCGCGGTTGTTCATTCTTTCGCTTGCTTTAGCAAACGCCGATAATGGATTGCTACTGGTGGATGAAATCGAGAGCGGGCTGCATTACAGCATCCAGCCAGATATGTGGCGGCTGATGTTTACGATGGCTCAGGAACTGAATATCCAAGTGTTTGCCACCACCCACAGTTGGGATTGCATTGAAGGCTTCCAGATCGTTGTGGCAACAAGCGGGGCGGGGAATGATGGGTTGCTGGTTCGTTTGGAACAGCATGGCGAGAACATCACCGCCACGCTGTTCGATCAACGCCGATTGTCAATCGCCACCAACGAGCTGATAGAAATCCGATGA
- a CDS encoding DUF4153 domain-containing protein, with product MRLPSLRHLLDTATGTLRRFPLVLITSAGAAVAIMAETRQHRIPVVLGLGISLLFAIATIAERRGWNMGKSVAANLLGIGLLLLYFFLLPTGDLELPDVIRFALFALSAHLFCAFGPFVGRGYGDGFWKYNQTLFLRSLTAALFSLTLYAGLGLAVLAAEKLLGFEPYKNVYLDLFCLIAGVFNTWFFLAGVPRDVGALAGETDYPKGLKIFSQYVLIPLVAIYALILYLYSAKILLSWSWPIGWTSMPVFVFSVAGILAFLLLYPIRQREGERWVATYARWFFYLLLPLTSLPVLALWRRIGDYGITEERYLGLALAIWLALLAIGMIATRQRSIRAIPISLCIVAALATYGPWSATTLSIDSQTARLEQLLSNNGLLKNGKILPTVSAPYPADEDDIRELLWFLQERDGLEGVQQWFGSEANTMTTEQMKWKLGVADPSEYEHLGKPYASVPRPVWKMLVLQTPITEARPIDVVGFAFYVRLQTTEKSEWQTPVGVVAFDSQSGIVSLITAAGDTVKLNVAERALQLADVVKSGTLPPDDGHNSSRYEKGQGAAGRIATIEFDDSTAVLDNQQPSAQLVAVESSAGKHAIRCTLRELRARISPDGRQVWIESIDADVVVR from the coding sequence ATGAGACTCCCTTCACTTCGCCATCTGCTTGACACTGCCACGGGGACGTTGCGGCGGTTCCCGTTGGTGCTGATTACCTCAGCCGGGGCCGCGGTTGCGATTATGGCCGAGACGCGCCAGCATCGCATTCCTGTGGTGTTGGGTTTGGGAATATCCCTGCTGTTCGCCATTGCCACCATTGCCGAGCGGCGCGGATGGAACATGGGGAAGAGCGTTGCTGCGAACCTTCTGGGAATAGGGCTTTTGCTCCTCTATTTCTTCCTGCTTCCCACTGGCGATCTTGAGTTGCCGGATGTGATCCGGTTTGCGTTGTTCGCCCTATCGGCGCACCTGTTTTGCGCGTTCGGGCCGTTTGTTGGGCGGGGGTACGGGGATGGATTTTGGAAGTACAACCAAACGCTTTTTCTCCGTTCCCTAACGGCGGCGTTGTTCAGCCTTACCCTGTATGCTGGGCTTGGGCTTGCGGTGCTGGCTGCCGAGAAGTTGTTGGGATTCGAGCCTTATAAGAACGTCTATCTGGACCTGTTTTGCCTGATTGCCGGGGTCTTCAACACGTGGTTTTTCCTTGCTGGCGTTCCGCGCGATGTTGGCGCGTTGGCTGGCGAAACGGATTACCCCAAAGGACTGAAAATTTTCAGCCAGTACGTGCTGATTCCGTTGGTGGCGATCTACGCCCTTATCCTGTATCTCTATTCCGCAAAAATTCTTCTAAGCTGGTCCTGGCCGATTGGCTGGACCTCCATGCCGGTCTTCGTTTTCTCGGTGGCGGGGATTTTGGCGTTTCTGTTGCTCTACCCCATTCGCCAGCGCGAGGGGGAGCGGTGGGTGGCCACCTATGCGCGCTGGTTTTTCTACCTGCTGCTGCCGCTGACGTCGCTTCCGGTGCTGGCACTCTGGCGGCGGATTGGCGATTACGGCATTACCGAGGAGCGATACTTGGGATTGGCCCTGGCGATATGGCTTGCCCTGCTGGCCATTGGCATGATTGCAACCCGCCAACGGAGCATCCGGGCAATCCCGATTAGCCTGTGCATCGTGGCCGCGCTGGCCACCTATGGCCCCTGGAGCGCAACAACCCTCAGCATTGATAGCCAGACGGCAAGGCTGGAGCAACTTCTGAGCAACAATGGGCTGTTAAAAAACGGGAAGATTCTGCCAACAGTTTCCGCGCCTTATCCGGCGGATGAGGATGATATCCGTGAGTTGCTTTGGTTCCTGCAGGAGCGTGATGGATTGGAGGGGGTGCAGCAGTGGTTCGGCAGCGAGGCGAATACGATGACGACTGAACAGATGAAATGGAAATTAGGGGTTGCAGATCCAAGCGAATATGAGCATTTGGGTAAACCATATGCCTCTGTGCCACGCCCGGTTTGGAAAATGTTGGTATTACAAACTCCCATCACTGAAGCTAGGCCGATTGATGTTGTTGGTTTTGCGTTCTACGTGCGGCTGCAAACAACCGAGAAGAGCGAGTGGCAAACGCCGGTGGGGGTGGTGGCGTTCGACAGCCAATCGGGGATCGTATCGCTGATAACCGCTGCGGGCGACACGGTGAAGCTGAACGTGGCCGAGCGGGCGTTGCAGCTTGCCGACGTGGTGAAATCCGGAACCCTTCCCCCAGATGATGGCCACAACAGCAGTCGCTATGAAAAAGGCCAAGGGGCTGCCGGTCGGATTGCCACGATTGAATTCGATGATAGCACTGCGGTGTTGGACAACCAGCAACCATCCGCGCAGTTGGTGGCTGTTGAAAGCTCCGCTGGCAAGCACGCCATTCGTTGCACCCTGCGCGAGCTTCGCGCCCGCATTTCCCCCGATGGCCGCCAAGTGTGGATCGAGTCTATTGATGCGGATGTGGTGGTGCGGTAA
- a CDS encoding insulinase family protein codes for MMNFSGTLRLLLWVAVATSILQPTGLQAKGGNALPAKKPAPSYPFTSVPGDPLKARIYTLNNGLTVMLSVNRDQPRIYTYIATRAGSKNDPATHTGLAHYLEHLLFKGTDRYGTQDYAKEKPLLEEIDALYERYNKTTDPAARSAIYHSIDSASGLAAKYAIPNEYDRMIGAIGGVGSNAFTSFEVTAYMNEIPSNQLANWLTIEGERFRNPILRLFHTELEAVYEEKNISLDDDNNRANEEFLSALFPHHQYGTQTTIGTIEHLKNPSLKEIRKFFQSWYVPNNMVVILAGDFDPDQAIQLIDKNFSWMQPKPTPAFTAAQEGPIASPIVRTVIGKDAENLSIGFRFPGALTHDAMLMEMVDLLLAYKGAGLIDLNLKKAQKVLDAGSGVYTLKDYCVHQLSGEPKAGQSLEEVRDLLLQQIEAVKAGNFTQEDLTAILRNVEADQMRQRESNPGRASWMLDAFILGEKWEDRIAKTEQMKKVTRQQIMDFARKNYGNNYVVVYKRQGENADVEKVEKPAITPVDLNRDAVSPFAEKVLSAQPATIQPVFVDYQRDIARTKLPNGAEMLSVANTDNNLFTLTWMFELGRRNSRTFPMAASYIKLIGADTMSAATVARKFFALGCSFNIGVSDDRISISVSGLQENMAPALDLLRTLIEKAQPNQTALQNMVKRELKSRTDAKLDKGTILWGGIYSHAMYDGKNPFNDRLSEADLNALKAEDLVRQIQSLPEYRHTLLYYGPAKKEEVAKAVAQHMPMSKTLKDPPKPFEYDRREMKENIVYVANYPGMVQAELIWTRKAGAFDKSIVPTAELFNQYFGGDMSSVVFQTIRESKALAYSTSAGFQTPSRKEDPNYLFAYVGTQADKMPEAIVGMNELLTTLPESEGAFEVARESMRSKLQTQRVTKMGILYSYLDAQRMGYATDSRRDLYESLDRLNFASIATFHRKQFSGQPYAYCVLGDTSKMDMAALRKLGRVVEVPMQELFGY; via the coding sequence ATGATGAACTTCTCTGGCACGTTGCGGCTGCTGCTGTGGGTTGCCGTGGCCACTTCCATCTTGCAGCCCACAGGCTTGCAGGCCAAAGGGGGGAACGCGCTTCCGGCAAAGAAGCCCGCGCCCAGCTACCCCTTCACCAGCGTCCCGGGCGACCCGCTGAAGGCGCGAATCTACACGCTGAACAACGGGCTGACGGTGATGCTTTCGGTGAACCGGGACCAACCGCGCATCTACACCTACATCGCCACACGTGCCGGAAGCAAGAACGACCCGGCAACGCACACCGGATTGGCCCACTACCTTGAACATCTGCTGTTCAAAGGGACCGACCGCTACGGCACGCAAGATTATGCCAAAGAAAAGCCGTTGCTGGAAGAAATTGACGCGCTGTACGAACGCTACAACAAAACCACGGACCCCGCAGCCCGCAGCGCGATCTACCACTCCATTGACTCGGCCAGCGGGCTTGCGGCCAAGTATGCAATCCCCAACGAGTACGACCGGATGATTGGCGCAATCGGTGGCGTGGGGTCCAACGCCTTTACTTCGTTCGAGGTGACGGCCTACATGAACGAAATCCCCAGCAACCAGCTTGCAAACTGGCTAACGATTGAAGGGGAACGCTTCCGCAATCCAATCCTGCGGCTGTTCCATACCGAACTTGAGGCGGTCTATGAGGAGAAGAACATCTCGCTGGATGATGACAACAACCGTGCGAACGAGGAGTTCCTCTCCGCCTTGTTCCCGCACCACCAGTACGGAACACAAACCACGATTGGGACGATTGAGCATTTGAAGAACCCTTCGCTGAAGGAGATCCGCAAGTTCTTCCAAAGCTGGTATGTGCCGAACAACATGGTGGTGATCCTTGCCGGGGACTTCGACCCCGACCAGGCTATCCAACTGATTGATAAAAACTTCAGCTGGATGCAGCCAAAGCCAACACCTGCATTCACCGCCGCGCAGGAAGGGCCGATTGCTTCGCCGATTGTCCGAACCGTTATCGGGAAGGATGCGGAGAACCTCAGCATCGGCTTCCGTTTCCCGGGCGCGCTGACCCACGATGCCATGCTGATGGAGATGGTGGATCTTCTGCTGGCCTACAAAGGCGCTGGCCTGATTGACCTGAACCTGAAAAAAGCACAAAAAGTTCTGGATGCCGGAAGCGGAGTGTATACCCTGAAAGATTACTGCGTCCACCAGTTAAGCGGTGAACCAAAAGCTGGGCAAAGCCTTGAGGAAGTCCGCGATTTACTGCTGCAGCAGATTGAGGCAGTGAAGGCCGGGAACTTCACGCAGGAGGACCTGACCGCGATCCTGCGGAACGTTGAAGCGGACCAGATGCGCCAACGCGAAAGCAACCCAGGCCGCGCAAGCTGGATGCTGGATGCGTTCATCCTTGGGGAAAAGTGGGAAGATAGAATTGCCAAGACCGAGCAGATGAAGAAGGTGACCCGCCAGCAGATCATGGACTTTGCGCGGAAGAACTACGGCAATAACTATGTGGTCGTGTACAAGCGGCAAGGGGAGAACGCCGACGTGGAGAAAGTGGAGAAGCCCGCCATCACCCCGGTGGATCTGAACCGCGATGCCGTTAGCCCGTTTGCCGAGAAGGTGCTATCGGCACAGCCCGCAACCATCCAACCCGTGTTTGTTGATTACCAACGCGACATCGCCCGCACCAAGCTCCCGAACGGGGCCGAGATGCTATCGGTGGCCAACACCGACAACAACTTGTTCACCCTAACATGGATGTTCGAGCTTGGCCGCCGCAACAGCCGCACCTTCCCAATGGCCGCCAGCTACATAAAACTGATCGGGGCCGACACTATGAGCGCGGCAACCGTTGCGCGGAAGTTCTTCGCGCTGGGGTGCAGCTTCAACATTGGCGTTAGCGACGACCGCATCAGCATTAGCGTTAGCGGATTGCAGGAGAACATGGCCCCGGCGCTCGATCTGCTCCGCACCCTTATCGAGAAGGCGCAGCCGAACCAGACCGCGCTGCAGAACATGGTGAAACGCGAGCTGAAAAGCCGCACCGATGCCAAGCTGGACAAAGGGACGATCCTGTGGGGCGGGATCTACAGCCATGCCATGTACGACGGCAAGAACCCTTTCAACGACCGCCTTTCCGAAGCCGACCTGAACGCTTTGAAAGCCGAGGACCTTGTTCGGCAAATCCAATCGCTTCCTGAGTATCGGCACACACTTCTCTACTACGGTCCGGCAAAGAAGGAGGAGGTTGCAAAAGCCGTGGCGCAGCATATGCCGATGAGCAAAACGTTGAAGGACCCACCCAAGCCATTTGAGTATGACCGCCGCGAGATGAAGGAGAACATCGTCTATGTTGCCAACTACCCGGGAATGGTGCAGGCCGAACTGATCTGGACACGGAAGGCCGGTGCGTTCGACAAAAGCATTGTGCCAACCGCAGAGTTGTTCAACCAGTATTTCGGTGGCGATATGTCGTCGGTGGTGTTCCAGACGATTCGGGAATCGAAGGCGTTGGCCTACAGCACCAGCGCAGGATTCCAGACCCCGAGCCGGAAGGAGGACCCCAACTACTTGTTTGCCTACGTTGGAACCCAAGCCGACAAGATGCCGGAAGCAATCGTTGGAATGAACGAACTGCTGACGACCCTTCCAGAATCGGAGGGTGCATTCGAGGTTGCGCGCGAATCCATGCGGAGCAAGCTGCAAACGCAGCGGGTGACAAAAATGGGAATTCTGTACAGCTACCTTGACGCACAGCGAATGGGCTACGCCACCGACAGCCGCCGCGACCTGTACGAATCGCTGGACCGCCTGAATTTCGCCAGCATCGCAACCTTCCACCGGAAGCAGTTCAGCGGCCAGCCGTACGCCTACTGCGTCCTGGGCGACACCAGCAAAATGGATATGGCAGCTTTGCGGAAATTGGGGCGCGTGGTGGAGGTCCCCATGCAGGAGCTGTTCGGCTACTAA
- a CDS encoding F0F1 ATP synthase subunit epsilon: protein MAEKKFQVEIVTPRRTVFQGEATLIALPGVVGPFQVLVHHAPLLTALEVGNIRIVSPEGKEEHFATSGGFVEVRNNVVTVIAETVEPSAEIDIERARRARDRAEQRIVQARTTPGSGIDTARAHAALARSINRLKTAGI from the coding sequence ATGGCAGAAAAGAAATTTCAGGTTGAGATCGTCACGCCACGCCGCACGGTGTTCCAGGGCGAGGCAACGTTAATCGCGCTTCCGGGCGTTGTTGGCCCGTTCCAAGTGCTGGTGCACCATGCTCCATTGCTCACCGCGTTGGAGGTGGGGAACATCCGCATTGTTAGCCCGGAAGGGAAGGAGGAGCATTTTGCGACTTCGGGAGGATTCGTGGAGGTGCGGAACAACGTCGTGACGGTGATTGCCGAAACGGTTGAGCCATCTGCCGAGATTGACATTGAACGCGCCCGCCGCGCCCGCGACCGCGCCGAACAACGAATTGTGCAAGCCCGCACAACCCCCGGCTCCGGCATTGACACCGCACGCGCCCACGCCGCGCTGGCCCGCTCGATCAATCGCTTAAAGACCGCAGGGATATAG